In Amyelois transitella isolate CPQ chromosome 13, ilAmyTran1.1, whole genome shotgun sequence, a genomic segment contains:
- the LOC106137977 gene encoding G protein-coupled receptor kinase 1 isoform X3, translating to MHKYMEKKNEVNFDKIFNQVLGYLLFKEFCEQTSEEPVPQLKFYEEIKLYEKQECLEERRRIARDIYDNFIMKELLAHSHDYSKECVAHVQKYLMKHEVPPNLFEPYIEEIFQHLRGEPFKNFLESDKYTRFCQWKNLELNIQLTMNDFSVHRIIGRGGFGEVYGCRKADTGKMYAMKCLDKKRIKMKQGETLALNERIMLSLVSTGVDCPFIVCMTYAFHTPDKLCFILDLMNGGDLHYHLSQHGVFNEAEMKFYAAEVILGLEHMHKRHIVYRDLKPANILLDEHGHVRISDLGLACDFSKKKPHASVGTHGYMAPEVLSKGTGYDSSADWFSFGCMLYKLLKGHSPFRQHKTKDKHEIDRMTLTMNYNVFQNVELPESFSPSLKSLLEGLLQRDINKRLGCKGRGADEVKEHVFFAGIDWQQVYHQKYTPPLIPPRGEVNAADAFDIGSFDEEDTKGIKLTEADQMQYKDFPLVISERWQSEVAETVFETINQEADKMEQKKKAKQKQKFDADEKESDCILHGYIKKLGGPFASAWQTRYAKLYPNRLELHLENNTKPEMILLDTVEEVSSDLVPVKNEQCIVLRTRHDTKIVLTNTDEIGLREWAISLRSAHKCSQELLASMAKKAGKIYGTDGAKEGGAAAGLPARPPAPPAPPRAPNGNN from the exons gttatttattatttaaggaaTTTTGTGAACAAACGTCAGAAGAACCAGTGccacaattaaaattttatgaagag attaaattatatgaaaaacaAGAATGCCTAGAAGAAAGACGAAGGATCGCGAGAGATATTtatgacaattttattatgaaagaaTTATTAGCACATTCACAT GATTATTCAAAAGAGTGTGTAGCacatgtacaaaaatatttaatgaagcACGAAGTGCCACCTAACCTTTTTGAG CCATACATTGAAGAAATATTCCAACATCTACGAGGGGAgccatttaaaaatttcttagAAAG TGACAAATACACAAGGTTTTGCCAATGGAAAAACTTAGAATTAAACATTCAGTTGACAATGAACGACTTCAGTGTTCACCGTATCATCGGCCGGGGCGGCTTCGGAGAG GTGTACGGGTGTCGGAAGGCGGATACGGGTAAAATGTACGCGATGAAGTGTCTGGATAAGAAACGGATCAAGATGAAGCAAGGAGAAACGCTCGCGCTCAACGAGCGCATTATGCTCTCTCTAGTCAGTACTGGG GTGGATTGCCCATTCATCGTGTGTATGACCTACGCGTTCCACACTCCGGACAAGCTATGTTTCATACTGGACCTTATGAATGGCGGCGACCTACACTACCACCTCTCTCAACATGGAGTCTTCAATGAGGCGGAAATGAAATTCTATGCAGCTGAAGTTATATTAG GATTGGAGCACATGCACAAGCGTCACATAGTGTACAGAGACCTGAAGCCCGCGAACATCTTGCTGGACGAACACGGTCATGTCAGAATATCTGACCTCGGCTTAGCCTGCGACTTCTCTAAGAAGAAACCGCACGCCAGtgt CGGCACCCACGGCTACATGGCTCCGGAGGTGCTCTCAAAAGGCACCGGTTACGACTCGTCGGCCGACTGGTTCAGTTTCGGTTGCATGCTGTATAAGTTGCTGAAGGGACATTCTCCATTCCGCCAGCATAAGACCAAGGACAAGCATGAAATCGACCGCATGACGCTCACTATG AATTACAATGTGTTCCAGAATGTGGAATTGCCTGAATCGTTCAGTCCAAGTCTGAAGAGTTTGCTCGAGGGTCTGTTGCAGAGGGACATCAACAAGCGATTGGGCTGCAAAGGAAGAGG TGCGGACGAGGTAAAAGAACACGTGTTCTTCGCTGGCATCGACTGGCAGCAAGTGTACCACCAGAAGTACACTCCCCCGCTAATCCCCCCGCGCGGGGAGGTTAATGCAGCGGACGCATTTGATATCGGCAGCTTCGATGAGGAGGATACTAAGGGCATAAAG TTGACAGAAGCAGATCAGATGCAATACAAAGACTTCCCGCTCGTCATATCCGAGCGCTGGCAGTCGGAGGTCGCGGAGACGGTGTTCGAGACCATCAACCAGGAGGCAGACAAGATGGAGCAGAAGAAGAAGGCCAAGCAGAAACAGAAGTTCGACGCCGATGAGAAAG AATCGGACTGCATACTGCACGGCTACATCAAGAAACTAGGCGGGCCGTTCGCCAGCGCGTGGCAGACCCGTTACGCCAAACTATACCCCAACCGACTCGAATTACACCTagaaaacaacacaaagcctGAAATGATACTATTGGACACAGTCGAGGAAGTATCATCCGATCTTGTCCCCGTTAAGAATGAACAGTGTATCGTGCTAAGGACGAGGCATGACACGAAAATCGTGTTGACTAATACT gaCGAAATCGGCCTCCGGGAGTGGGCAATATCATTGCGATCCGCTCATAAGTGCTCTCAGGAGCTCCTCGCTTCCATGGCGAAGAAGGCCGGCAAGATTTACGGCACGGACGGGGCCAAGGagggcggcgcggcggcggggctGCCCGCGcgcccgcccgcgccgcccgcgccgccgcgcgcgcccAACGGGAACAACTAG
- the LOC106137977 gene encoding G protein-coupled receptor kinase 1 isoform X2, giving the protein MADLEAVLADVSYLMAMEKSKCTPAARASKKIVLPDPSVRSVMHKYMEKKNEVNFDKIFNQVLGYLLFKEFCEQTSEEPVPQLKFYEEIKLYEKQECLEERRRIARDIYDNFIMKELLAHSHDYSKECVAHVQKYLMKHEVPPNLFEPYIEEIFQHLRGEPFKNFLESDKYTRFCQWKNLELNIQLTMNDFSVHRIIGRGGFGEVYGCRKADTGKMYAMKCLDKKRIKMKQGETLALNERIMLSLVSTGVDCPFIVCMTYAFHTPDKLCFILDLMNGGDLHYHLSQHGVFNEAEMKFYAAEVILGLEHMHKRHIVYRDLKPANILLDEHGHVRISDLGLACDFSKKKPHASVGTHGYMAPEVLSKGTGYDSSADWFSFGCMLYKLLKGHSPFRQHKTKDKHEIDRMTLTMNVELPESFSPSLKSLLEGLLQRDINKRLGCKGRGADEVKEHVFFAGIDWQQVYHQKYTPPLIPPRGEVNAADAFDIGSFDEEDTKGIKLTEADQMQYKDFPLVISERWQSEVAETVFETINQEADKMEQKKKAKQKQKFDADEKESDCILHGYIKKLGGPFASAWQTRYAKLYPNRLELHLENNTKPEMILLDTVEEVSSDLVPVKNEQCIVLRTRHDTKIVLTNTDEIGLREWAISLRSAHKCSQELLASMAKKAGKIYGTDGAKEGGAAAGLPARPPAPPAPPRAPNGNN; this is encoded by the exons gttatttattatttaaggaaTTTTGTGAACAAACGTCAGAAGAACCAGTGccacaattaaaattttatgaagag attaaattatatgaaaaacaAGAATGCCTAGAAGAAAGACGAAGGATCGCGAGAGATATTtatgacaattttattatgaaagaaTTATTAGCACATTCACAT GATTATTCAAAAGAGTGTGTAGCacatgtacaaaaatatttaatgaagcACGAAGTGCCACCTAACCTTTTTGAG CCATACATTGAAGAAATATTCCAACATCTACGAGGGGAgccatttaaaaatttcttagAAAG TGACAAATACACAAGGTTTTGCCAATGGAAAAACTTAGAATTAAACATTCAGTTGACAATGAACGACTTCAGTGTTCACCGTATCATCGGCCGGGGCGGCTTCGGAGAG GTGTACGGGTGTCGGAAGGCGGATACGGGTAAAATGTACGCGATGAAGTGTCTGGATAAGAAACGGATCAAGATGAAGCAAGGAGAAACGCTCGCGCTCAACGAGCGCATTATGCTCTCTCTAGTCAGTACTGGG GTGGATTGCCCATTCATCGTGTGTATGACCTACGCGTTCCACACTCCGGACAAGCTATGTTTCATACTGGACCTTATGAATGGCGGCGACCTACACTACCACCTCTCTCAACATGGAGTCTTCAATGAGGCGGAAATGAAATTCTATGCAGCTGAAGTTATATTAG GATTGGAGCACATGCACAAGCGTCACATAGTGTACAGAGACCTGAAGCCCGCGAACATCTTGCTGGACGAACACGGTCATGTCAGAATATCTGACCTCGGCTTAGCCTGCGACTTCTCTAAGAAGAAACCGCACGCCAGtgt CGGCACCCACGGCTACATGGCTCCGGAGGTGCTCTCAAAAGGCACCGGTTACGACTCGTCGGCCGACTGGTTCAGTTTCGGTTGCATGCTGTATAAGTTGCTGAAGGGACATTCTCCATTCCGCCAGCATAAGACCAAGGACAAGCATGAAATCGACCGCATGACGCTCACTATG AATGTGGAATTGCCTGAATCGTTCAGTCCAAGTCTGAAGAGTTTGCTCGAGGGTCTGTTGCAGAGGGACATCAACAAGCGATTGGGCTGCAAAGGAAGAGG TGCGGACGAGGTAAAAGAACACGTGTTCTTCGCTGGCATCGACTGGCAGCAAGTGTACCACCAGAAGTACACTCCCCCGCTAATCCCCCCGCGCGGGGAGGTTAATGCAGCGGACGCATTTGATATCGGCAGCTTCGATGAGGAGGATACTAAGGGCATAAAG TTGACAGAAGCAGATCAGATGCAATACAAAGACTTCCCGCTCGTCATATCCGAGCGCTGGCAGTCGGAGGTCGCGGAGACGGTGTTCGAGACCATCAACCAGGAGGCAGACAAGATGGAGCAGAAGAAGAAGGCCAAGCAGAAACAGAAGTTCGACGCCGATGAGAAAG AATCGGACTGCATACTGCACGGCTACATCAAGAAACTAGGCGGGCCGTTCGCCAGCGCGTGGCAGACCCGTTACGCCAAACTATACCCCAACCGACTCGAATTACACCTagaaaacaacacaaagcctGAAATGATACTATTGGACACAGTCGAGGAAGTATCATCCGATCTTGTCCCCGTTAAGAATGAACAGTGTATCGTGCTAAGGACGAGGCATGACACGAAAATCGTGTTGACTAATACT gaCGAAATCGGCCTCCGGGAGTGGGCAATATCATTGCGATCCGCTCATAAGTGCTCTCAGGAGCTCCTCGCTTCCATGGCGAAGAAGGCCGGCAAGATTTACGGCACGGACGGGGCCAAGGagggcggcgcggcggcggggctGCCCGCGcgcccgcccgcgccgcccgcgccgccgcgcgcgcccAACGGGAACAACTAG
- the LOC106137977 gene encoding G protein-coupled receptor kinase 1 isoform X1 — MADLEAVLADVSYLMAMEKSKCTPAARASKKIVLPDPSVRSVMHKYMEKKNEVNFDKIFNQVLGYLLFKEFCEQTSEEPVPQLKFYEEIKLYEKQECLEERRRIARDIYDNFIMKELLAHSHDYSKECVAHVQKYLMKHEVPPNLFEPYIEEIFQHLRGEPFKNFLESDKYTRFCQWKNLELNIQLTMNDFSVHRIIGRGGFGEVYGCRKADTGKMYAMKCLDKKRIKMKQGETLALNERIMLSLVSTGVDCPFIVCMTYAFHTPDKLCFILDLMNGGDLHYHLSQHGVFNEAEMKFYAAEVILGLEHMHKRHIVYRDLKPANILLDEHGHVRISDLGLACDFSKKKPHASVGTHGYMAPEVLSKGTGYDSSADWFSFGCMLYKLLKGHSPFRQHKTKDKHEIDRMTLTMNYNVFQNVELPESFSPSLKSLLEGLLQRDINKRLGCKGRGADEVKEHVFFAGIDWQQVYHQKYTPPLIPPRGEVNAADAFDIGSFDEEDTKGIKLTEADQMQYKDFPLVISERWQSEVAETVFETINQEADKMEQKKKAKQKQKFDADEKESDCILHGYIKKLGGPFASAWQTRYAKLYPNRLELHLENNTKPEMILLDTVEEVSSDLVPVKNEQCIVLRTRHDTKIVLTNTDEIGLREWAISLRSAHKCSQELLASMAKKAGKIYGTDGAKEGGAAAGLPARPPAPPAPPRAPNGNN; from the exons gttatttattatttaaggaaTTTTGTGAACAAACGTCAGAAGAACCAGTGccacaattaaaattttatgaagag attaaattatatgaaaaacaAGAATGCCTAGAAGAAAGACGAAGGATCGCGAGAGATATTtatgacaattttattatgaaagaaTTATTAGCACATTCACAT GATTATTCAAAAGAGTGTGTAGCacatgtacaaaaatatttaatgaagcACGAAGTGCCACCTAACCTTTTTGAG CCATACATTGAAGAAATATTCCAACATCTACGAGGGGAgccatttaaaaatttcttagAAAG TGACAAATACACAAGGTTTTGCCAATGGAAAAACTTAGAATTAAACATTCAGTTGACAATGAACGACTTCAGTGTTCACCGTATCATCGGCCGGGGCGGCTTCGGAGAG GTGTACGGGTGTCGGAAGGCGGATACGGGTAAAATGTACGCGATGAAGTGTCTGGATAAGAAACGGATCAAGATGAAGCAAGGAGAAACGCTCGCGCTCAACGAGCGCATTATGCTCTCTCTAGTCAGTACTGGG GTGGATTGCCCATTCATCGTGTGTATGACCTACGCGTTCCACACTCCGGACAAGCTATGTTTCATACTGGACCTTATGAATGGCGGCGACCTACACTACCACCTCTCTCAACATGGAGTCTTCAATGAGGCGGAAATGAAATTCTATGCAGCTGAAGTTATATTAG GATTGGAGCACATGCACAAGCGTCACATAGTGTACAGAGACCTGAAGCCCGCGAACATCTTGCTGGACGAACACGGTCATGTCAGAATATCTGACCTCGGCTTAGCCTGCGACTTCTCTAAGAAGAAACCGCACGCCAGtgt CGGCACCCACGGCTACATGGCTCCGGAGGTGCTCTCAAAAGGCACCGGTTACGACTCGTCGGCCGACTGGTTCAGTTTCGGTTGCATGCTGTATAAGTTGCTGAAGGGACATTCTCCATTCCGCCAGCATAAGACCAAGGACAAGCATGAAATCGACCGCATGACGCTCACTATG AATTACAATGTGTTCCAGAATGTGGAATTGCCTGAATCGTTCAGTCCAAGTCTGAAGAGTTTGCTCGAGGGTCTGTTGCAGAGGGACATCAACAAGCGATTGGGCTGCAAAGGAAGAGG TGCGGACGAGGTAAAAGAACACGTGTTCTTCGCTGGCATCGACTGGCAGCAAGTGTACCACCAGAAGTACACTCCCCCGCTAATCCCCCCGCGCGGGGAGGTTAATGCAGCGGACGCATTTGATATCGGCAGCTTCGATGAGGAGGATACTAAGGGCATAAAG TTGACAGAAGCAGATCAGATGCAATACAAAGACTTCCCGCTCGTCATATCCGAGCGCTGGCAGTCGGAGGTCGCGGAGACGGTGTTCGAGACCATCAACCAGGAGGCAGACAAGATGGAGCAGAAGAAGAAGGCCAAGCAGAAACAGAAGTTCGACGCCGATGAGAAAG AATCGGACTGCATACTGCACGGCTACATCAAGAAACTAGGCGGGCCGTTCGCCAGCGCGTGGCAGACCCGTTACGCCAAACTATACCCCAACCGACTCGAATTACACCTagaaaacaacacaaagcctGAAATGATACTATTGGACACAGTCGAGGAAGTATCATCCGATCTTGTCCCCGTTAAGAATGAACAGTGTATCGTGCTAAGGACGAGGCATGACACGAAAATCGTGTTGACTAATACT gaCGAAATCGGCCTCCGGGAGTGGGCAATATCATTGCGATCCGCTCATAAGTGCTCTCAGGAGCTCCTCGCTTCCATGGCGAAGAAGGCCGGCAAGATTTACGGCACGGACGGGGCCAAGGagggcggcgcggcggcggggctGCCCGCGcgcccgcccgcgccgcccgcgccgccgcgcgcgcccAACGGGAACAACTAG